Sequence from the Methanocalculus alkaliphilus genome:
CTGGAAATGATGGGGAAGAGATCGCTGGGGATGGCTGATTGTTGATTCGGAGTGATGAAATTCAACGGATCATGGGAGCTGCCTCGCAAAGTGAGGTAGATGGCAATTGCGAGGACGACGTAGACGATCCAATGCATTGCTATTTATTGGGTTTCCGTCATCTTAAAACCACAACGTATCTCAAAAATCATCGAGAGAAGACTGATTCTGCCGTGCAAGGAGCGCAGAGACGGTCTTCCAGCTTCTTCTGGCACACGGGGGAGGGGAGCGATGCTCCCGGATATAGTCGGTGAGAAACCTGATCGTTGCTGGATCAGACGGGTAGCCGCTCCCAATCGCTCCGTACTCTTCTTTGAGAGCCTCGACAGCCCGATCCCGTGTCACCTTGGCAATGATGCTGGCAGCCCCAACGACAGTATAGGAGTGATCTGCCTTGTGTTCTGCGATGACAGTACATGAAAAGGGAAGAGAACGGGAGACATTCTCACCGAACCTCCCTGCATTGACGTCGCATGCATCGAGGTACGCAATCTCCGGGGAGAGTGCGGTAATACAGGCTGCATCTGCCTCAACGATGAGATGGTTGATGGTGGTCCCGGCGAGGGCAGCATCAATAGCAGATGGAAGATACGAGACAACATAATATGGGTATGATGAGACGAGATCATCAAACAACAGCTCACGCTGGCGGGGCGAGAGGGATTTTGAGTCGCGTATGCCAGAATTCCCGATTGAAGCAAGGTCAGAGACACAAATGGCCGCAACCACCATCGGACCAAGAACTGCGCCTTTCCCTGCCTCATCGACCCCACAGATCATACAGAGAGATCGTGTCGCAATCTATTTCAATATCTCCGCAGGCTAATCTTTATTATGTACATCATTGTGGTCGGTCTTGGTGGCATCGGGAGGAATCTTGCGGCTATCGCTACGGAGAATGGTGACAGTGTTGTGGTCATCGATCGGGATGAGGACCGGTGCGCCGATATGCTTGAAGAGTATGATCTCCTTGCCATTACCGGCAATGCAACAGACAAAGCCGTCCTTGAGGATGCCGGAATCGATCACAGCGATGCGCTCATCGCAACCACAAGTGACGATGCAGCAAACCTGATGACCTGCTGGCTTGCCAAGCGCTATTCTGTTCCCAATGTCGTCTCTGTCGTAAACCAGAAGGAGCATTCGGAGCTTTTTAATGAGGTCGGAGTCAGGATTAGTGAAAATCCTGATGAGATCGTCGCCAGAACACTCTATACCTGGGCTGAAAACCCAAATACACAGGCACTCGCCTCAATTCCGGGGGGCAGGATCTTTGAGATAACCGTCGAGGAGGGGTCAGTAGGAGTCGATAAGGAGATTCGTCAGCTTGAGGTGAAGAACTATATATTCATCGCTATCCACCGGGCAGGAGATCTCATCATCCCAAGTGGTGAACTTGTTATTTTACCCGGAGATACAATCACCGTCTTCTCAAAGAAGGACTCTGAGGTTCAGAGCCTTCGGTACCTCAGTCAGCAGTTTCAAAAAAGTAAATGAGGGCCATCAGACCCTGCATCTCATAGAAGTGAACGAAGGTGCCTCAGCTCAAGGAGCAGTGATGGATTTGCCTTCATTATCTCCTTAAGCAGCATAAGGGTGCTGAAATGCTCCAGGTTGATCTTAGATATGGAATGAACGATAGAGTTGAGCTTCTCATCATTGAGTTTGGTAAAGAACTCTTTTATGGCATAGTTTCTATCAATGGCCTTCCCCATCTTTGATGCCCGCCAGGTTGTATCATAGGGCATCAGTGCATCCCTGCTGGTATCACCCGCTTCAATCGCGGTGACAGCGGTCTCTCCGGCAAGCCGGCCGGTATACATTGCGTTGTAGATGCCCCCACCGGTTATCGGATCAGAGATGCGTGCCGCATCGCCAACGATCAGCATGTTATCAGCCACGGTTGATGGAAGAGGTCTGCAGACCGAAACACCACCGATGATCAGTTCAATCGTCTTTCCGTTGGGGAATCTGCGCGCAATGAAGCGATCAAGATAGTCCTTGGCCCGGTGGCCGTTTCCACTCTTCCCACCGCCGATACCAATGCCGACATTGGCAGTACCATCCCCTTTCGGGAAGATCCAGAGATACCCGGCCGGTGCAACCTCATTTCCAAGATAAAAGCTCGTCCTGGTGGAGTCGATATCAAGTCCCGTCATCAGGTACTGGGCACAGGTCTCAAGCTCCCTGTATGGCACAGTGGTGTCAATACCTGCCCATCGTGCAAACTTTGATTCAATGCCATCGGCTGCGATAACAATATCGGCATCGATCTCGTATCTCTTCCCATGCTGTTCGATAACTGCACCGGCAACAGCACCATCCCTCATGATCGGTGCAGTCGCCCGGGCCTTTACATAAGTCTCTGCCCCGGCCTCCGCCGCCTTCCAGACGAGCTCCCGGTCGAAGACCTTGCGGTCCAGGACATAGCCGATCTCATTTCCTGCCTTACTCGGCTCAAGGAGCATTGAAAAACCATCAGGTGCAACGAGCTCGGCACTCTCGATATCCGTGCAGATCCATTTGGGATCAGGGGGGAGAAAATCGGTGAGAAGCTCCTTTCCGATACCCTCGGCACAACGTACGGGAGTTCCGATGGCCGGCCTCTTCTCGACAAGACAGACAGAGAGACCTTTCTCAGCTGCAGTCTTTGCGGCAAACGCCCCGCCGGGTCCTCCGCCGACAACAAGCATGTCATACCGCCGCTTCATTCCTTGATAACCTCCAGAGCTCCAAGTGGGCATATCTTCTCACAGATACCACAGGTACTACAGGTATCTTCCACTGTAAGATACGCATCGACCAACTCAAGGGCACCTTCCGGACAGACGGAGACACATGCTCCACAGTATCCACAGATATCCCGTCGTATATTGAGCATTGTAAGATTCATTGATCATCCGAACCTTTAATGATATTGTTTTGATTGACAAAAGAAGGTGAGACTGAATCTTTCAGGCAGAAATACCAATACCTATTAAGAAAAAGCGCCAATACAAACGGACCAGCAGGCGGGTACAACCACCTGATTGATGCCCTATGACGACGAGTCCGTTAAAAGGGGGACCGACACAGCCCGAGGTCTGTGCGGTCTCGCTCCATAAACTTGGGGTACAGAAGGACGATATCGCAATCGATATCGGCTGTGGTACCGGGACGGTCAGCCTTGCCATCGCTGCAACAGCCCGGCAGGTCTATGCCGTTGATATCAGGCCTGAGGCAGTCGGGACTGCACGAGAGAATATCAGATCAGCAGGCTGCTCAAACATCACTCTCGTCGAGGGTGATGCCATCGCCCTCATCAGGGAGATGGAGAGGATTGATGTCGCCTTCATCGGAGGAACACAGGGTCTGACCGGGATACTCACCCTTCTTGCCGAAAAGAGGGTCAGATCGATCGTCGTCAATGCGGTTCTTATTGAGACTGTGGCCTCTGCTATTGAAACAATGAAGTCCCTGGGAATCTTTCAGGACGCGGTCCTGCTCCAGGTTTCACGATCCCATGATCTCCTCGGGAAAACGATGTTTAAGCCAATTAATCCAGTCTATATCATTCATGGAGGTGTTGTACCATACTAATTGCAGTCGGTCTTGGACCAGGTGATCCCGAGCTTCTTACAATCAAGGCTGCACGGCTCCTCAGGGAGGCGGATGCAGTCTATGTGCCCGGGGAGATGGCATATGATCTCGTCGCCCCGTATCGGAGTGACGCAGTCACCCTTGACTTCCCGATGACACATGATGAGGCGTATATCGAGCGGTGTATGGAAGAGAACGCTGATCGGATAGCCCCTTCTGCGCTCTTTGGGACTGCAGTCTTTGGGATCATCGGAGATCCCAACTTCTTCTCGACATTCTCACGGTTAACAGCGATATTGCAGAGAAAGCATCCGGAGATAGTATGTGAGACCGTTCCCGGGATCAGCTCAATCACCGCCTTCTCTTCAGTTGCGCAGATTCCGGTCTCCTCCAGCTTCTCGGTCTCGGACGGATCAGAGGAGCAGGTGGCTATCAGGCTCAAGGTTCGGCGGCCGAGGGATCTGGCAGACCAGCTCAGGCAGGACGGCTACACCGGGTTTACCCTGATCGAACGGATGTACATGGATGGGATGGCAGTCTTCACAGGCGATGACCTCCCGGAGGAGAGCAGTTATTTCAGTATATTATATGCGAGGAAATAGATGACAACATTTTATATTGTAGGTGCAGGATGCGGCGATCCGGGTCTCATAACAGTGAAAGGGATGGATCTTCTCAAGAGGGCCGATCTCCTCATCTATGCAGGATCACTCATCAACCCCGAACTCATCGAGGCCTCCGGTGCAGCCATGAAGCTCGACTCTTCGAAGATGAACCTCGATGAGATCTGTGGTGCCATCAGAGAAGGCATCTCCCGTGGAGAACTTGTTGTGCGTCTTCATTCGGGAGATCCAGCCATCTATGGTGCGATAGTCGAACAGATGGCCATCCTCTCACAAGAGGGGATCGAGGCAGAGATTGTCCCGGGGGTCTCCTCCCTCTTCGGGGCGGCTGCGGCACTGAAGACACAGCTGACCCTCCGTGGCGTCTCTGAGAGTGTCATCATCACCAGACCGGCAGGAGCAACCCTTGCGGAGGATCGGATCAGGGAGCTCTCCCGTATCGGTGAGACCCTTGTCATCTTCCTTGGAACAGAGAAGCTCAGGGAGATCATGGAACGGGTCGAGTATCCACAGGATACACCGGTCGCCGTCATCTATCACGCAACCTGGGATGACCAGAAGATCGTCAAAGGAACGGTTGCCGATATTGCAGAGAGAGCAGATGAAGCCGGAATAACCCGGACAGCCCTCATCATCATCGGAAAGGCCGTCCTTGGGATCGAGAGCGATTTTACCCACTCACACCTCTATTCATGAAGATCGCCGTCATCACCCTGCCCCGGTTTAAAACCGCAGGAGAGGAGATAGCTGAAGCGGTTGCAGGTGATCTCCTCATGTATGACGACAAGGTCTTTGAGCGGGCTTTTTCGGAGTATAAAGCCATCATTGCGGTCATGTCTGCGGGTATCGCGGTACGATCCGCAGCACCACTATTACAGGATAAATGGCATGATCCGGCGGTCATCGTTGTCAGTCCGGACTGCCGGTATGCGATTCCCGTGCTCGGAGGCCATCATGGCGGAAACGAGATAGCAAAACGCCTCTCTGCACGTGGGATTGTACCGGTGATCACCACTGCAACCGAGGTGCATGGCCGGCCTTCGGTTGAAGGGATAGCAGACGAGGCGGGATGCCGGGTCATCAACCGGCCATCGACACGACGAGTGAATGCCGCTTTCCTTGATGGCGAGGTTCCTGTTTATGAGATCCCGGAGCCTGGCATCGTCGTCGCCGGCCCGGGTGTATCGGTCCTTATCCAGGAACGTCCATATATGGTCGGGATTGGAGCACGGCGCGGGATTACCGCAGCCGAGGTCATCGATGCCATCAGATCCGCACTCTCCTCAGAAGGAATCAGCCAGGAGGAGGTCGGGGCATACGTGACGACAGAGAAGAAGCGGGGTGATCCCGGCCTGGCAGAAGGGATTGCCGGGATAGGTGGCGTACTCATCTATCTCAATGACGAAACGATCAATAGAACAGAGACACCATCCCCATCACGGGCAGGACTCATCGGGCTCTCAGGCGTTGCAGAGCCATGCGCAGTTGCCCTGGCAGAGGTGGGGAGGCTGGTTATGAAGAAGAAGACCTATGGAAGGGTTACCATTGCAATCGGACGATAAAAAGACCGGAATCCTCTCAATTGTCAGCACAGGACCGGGAAATACACAACAGCTGACTCCTGCCGCCCTCAAGGCGATAGCGAAGGCAGAGTATATTATTGGGAATAACGTCTATATCGATCTCATCAGACCGCTCATTACAGGGAAAGAAGTGGTCAAAAGTCCGATGGGTGAAGAGGTGAACCGGGCACAGATGGCGCTCGATCTTGCGGCAACCCACAGGGTTGCAATGGTCTCCGGGGGCGATGCCGGCGTCTACGGCATGGCAAGTATCGTCCTTGAAGTCGCTGATCGTACGCAGTCGAAGGTTCCGGTCGAGGTGATCCCCGGTGTGACGGCGGCAACTGCTGCGGCATCCCGCCTCGGATCCCCGCTCTCCGGAGATTATGTCACCATCTCCCTCTCTGATCTCCTCACCCCATGGGAGGTGATCGAGGAGCGGCTTGATCTTGCATCGCGTATGGGAGTTCCCATGGCCATCTATAATCCCCGAAGCCGGGGACGGCCACATAACCTTGATACGGCGATTGGGATCATCGGCCGGCATCGGGGAGATGAAACCCCGGTTGGTGTTGTAAAGAATGCCTACCGACCAGGTGAAGAGGTGCATGTCATGACACTGGCGGAGCTGAGAGCCGACACCTCCCCCATCGACATGCATTCGATTGTGATCATCGGCGGCACTGAAAGCCGGATTTGGAAGGTTGAAGACGATGTCAGAGGAATTATCACCCCACGGGGATACCACCGGAAATACGTATATTGACCTTGGCGCAGACACACGCGAAGGGTATGCAATTGCATCGGCGAGCCGGAGGCTTGCACGTGAGACGATCGGGGATTTAACCCCGGAGGATCGGATTCGACAACGCTGTTCGGTTGCAGTGGGCGACTTTGCAATGGCTGACCTGATGCGGTTCTCCAATGATCCGATCACTGCCGGTGTCTCTGCGGTCAGGGAGGGTGCACCCGTCTTCACAGATATCAGAATGGTGCAGATCGGCATTCTCAAGAAAGGACACCAGTGCAGTATCGAATGTGCCCTCGATTATGGTGCGAATATTGCAGAGGAGACCGGTATTACCCGGACATCCGCAGGGTTCCTCGCCCTCAGGGAGAGACTCCATGGATCGATCATTGTCATTGGAAACGCACCGTCTGCCCTTCTTTCCATCTGTACGATGATCGATGAGGGGATCATCCCCCGCCTCGTCATCGGGACGCCGGTCGGATTTGTGAATGCGGCAGAATCAAAAGAGCTTCTCAGGACTAAGCCGGTTCCATCGGTCTCAAACCTTGGCACACGCGGAGGGACACCAATCG
This genomic interval carries:
- the rnhB gene encoding ribonuclease HII, with product MICGVDEAGKGAVLGPMVVAAICVSDLASIGNSGIRDSKSLSPRQRELLFDDLVSSYPYYVVSYLPSAIDAALAGTTINHLIVEADAACITALSPEIAYLDACDVNAGRFGENVSRSLPFSCTVIAEHKADHSYTVVGAASIIAKVTRDRAVEALKEEYGAIGSGYPSDPATIRFLTDYIREHRSPPPCARRSWKTVSALLARQNQSSLDDF
- a CDS encoding potassium channel family protein, which codes for MYIIVVGLGGIGRNLAAIATENGDSVVVIDRDEDRCADMLEEYDLLAITGNATDKAVLEDAGIDHSDALIATTSDDAANLMTCWLAKRYSVPNVVSVVNQKEHSELFNEVGVRISENPDEIVARTLYTWAENPNTQALASIPGGRIFEITVEEGSVGVDKEIRQLEVKNYIFIAIHRAGDLIIPSGELVILPGDTITVFSKKDSEVQSLRYLSQQFQKSK
- a CDS encoding NAD(P)/FAD-dependent oxidoreductase; translated protein: MKRRYDMLVVGGGPGGAFAAKTAAEKGLSVCLVEKRPAIGTPVRCAEGIGKELLTDFLPPDPKWICTDIESAELVAPDGFSMLLEPSKAGNEIGYVLDRKVFDRELVWKAAEAGAETYVKARATAPIMRDGAVAGAVIEQHGKRYEIDADIVIAADGIESKFARWAGIDTTVPYRELETCAQYLMTGLDIDSTRTSFYLGNEVAPAGYLWIFPKGDGTANVGIGIGGGKSGNGHRAKDYLDRFIARRFPNGKTIELIIGGVSVCRPLPSTVADNMLIVGDAARISDPITGGGIYNAMYTGRLAGETAVTAIEAGDTSRDALMPYDTTWRASKMGKAIDRNYAIKEFFTKLNDEKLNSIVHSISKINLEHFSTLMLLKEIMKANPSLLLELRHLRSLL
- a CDS encoding ATP-binding protein encodes the protein MLNIRRDICGYCGACVSVCPEGALELVDAYLTVEDTCSTCGICEKICPLGALEVIKE
- the cbiT gene encoding precorrin-6Y C5,15-methyltransferase (decarboxylating) subunit CbiT, whose protein sequence is MTTSPLKGGPTQPEVCAVSLHKLGVQKDDIAIDIGCGTGTVSLAIAATARQVYAVDIRPEAVGTARENIRSAGCSNITLVEGDAIALIREMERIDVAFIGGTQGLTGILTLLAEKRVRSIVVNAVLIETVASAIETMKSLGIFQDAVLLQVSRSHDLLGKTMFKPINPVYIIHGGVVPY
- a CDS encoding cobalt-factor II C(20)-methyltransferase → MKAARLLREADAVYVPGEMAYDLVAPYRSDAVTLDFPMTHDEAYIERCMEENADRIAPSALFGTAVFGIIGDPNFFSTFSRLTAILQRKHPEIVCETVPGISSITAFSSVAQIPVSSSFSVSDGSEEQVAIRLKVRRPRDLADQLRQDGYTGFTLIERMYMDGMAVFTGDDLPEESSYFSILYARK
- a CDS encoding cobalt-precorrin-4/precorrin-4 C(11)-methyltransferase, translated to MTTFYIVGAGCGDPGLITVKGMDLLKRADLLIYAGSLINPELIEASGAAMKLDSSKMNLDEICGAIREGISRGELVVRLHSGDPAIYGAIVEQMAILSQEGIEAEIVPGVSSLFGAAAALKTQLTLRGVSESVIITRPAGATLAEDRIRELSRIGETLVIFLGTEKLREIMERVEYPQDTPVAVIYHATWDDQKIVKGTVADIAERADEAGITRTALIIIGKAVLGIESDFTHSHLYS
- the cbiG gene encoding cobalt-precorrin 5A hydrolase: MKIAVITLPRFKTAGEEIAEAVAGDLLMYDDKVFERAFSEYKAIIAVMSAGIAVRSAAPLLQDKWHDPAVIVVSPDCRYAIPVLGGHHGGNEIAKRLSARGIVPVITTATEVHGRPSVEGIADEAGCRVINRPSTRRVNAAFLDGEVPVYEIPEPGIVVAGPGVSVLIQERPYMVGIGARRGITAAEVIDAIRSALSSEGISQEEVGAYVTTEKKRGDPGLAEGIAGIGGVLIYLNDETINRTETPSPSRAGLIGLSGVAEPCAVALAEVGRLVMKKKTYGRVTIAIGR
- the cobJ gene encoding precorrin-3B C(17)-methyltransferase, which gives rise to MEGLPLQSDDKKTGILSIVSTGPGNTQQLTPAALKAIAKAEYIIGNNVYIDLIRPLITGKEVVKSPMGEEVNRAQMALDLAATHRVAMVSGGDAGVYGMASIVLEVADRTQSKVPVEVIPGVTAATAAASRLGSPLSGDYVTISLSDLLTPWEVIEERLDLASRMGVPMAIYNPRSRGRPHNLDTAIGIIGRHRGDETPVGVVKNAYRPGEEVHVMTLAELRADTSPIDMHSIVIIGGTESRIWKVEDDVRGIITPRGYHRKYVY
- a CDS encoding precorrin-8X methylmutase, which translates into the protein MSEELSPHGDTTGNTYIDLGADTREGYAIASASRRLARETIGDLTPEDRIRQRCSVAVGDFAMADLMRFSNDPITAGVSAVREGAPVFTDIRMVQIGILKKGHQCSIECALDYGANIAEETGITRTSAGFLALRERLHGSIIVIGNAPSALLSICTMIDEGIIPRLVIGTPVGFVNAAESKELLRTKPVPSVSNLGTRGGTPIAVASINEIITLSL